From Lycorma delicatula isolate Av1 chromosome 13, ASM4794821v1, whole genome shotgun sequence, a single genomic window includes:
- the LOC142334043 gene encoding uncharacterized protein LOC142334043, which yields MKFDTDTQTLTQTQGQFVGKSLKIMNGPVNNTFINETVHLNKNIKLETEQDNVAEMICFFLPHQMTETDTSSEHEVDLLQLKEELLDINNGNIEKDPLAIEETSAVKSENFKVENKVESEISLNDEVSSQLNCNIKTSELQIHDKYLHTVKIEEEIGFYQSHVTIDKGTIKESTKNCITCKRHVNNSLRDGVIKEKSIESSFKNVFYCTPLTLVTAQPFDFIWKIIILMNPIMNGPVNNTFINEALPLNKVIKLETEQDNVAEMICLFLPHHVTETDTSFEHDAPDPKRYSGLITEFWC from the exons ataatgaatgggcctgtaaataatacttttattaatgaaactgtgcatcttaataaaaatattaaattagagactGAACAGGATAATGTAGcagaaatgatatgtttttttttaccacatcaGATGACTGAAACTGATACATCATCCGAGcat gaaGTAGATTTACTACAGCTGAAAGAGGAACTGCTTGATATTAATAATGGTAAcattgaaaaagatcctttagcgaTTGAAGAGACCAGTGctgttaaatcagaaaattttaaagttgaaaataaagtg gaatctgagatctcatTGAATGACGAAGTTTCATCACAgcttaattgtaatataaaaaccaGTGAACTTCAAATACATGATAAGTATTTACACACAGTGAAGATAGAAGAAGAGATAGGATTTTATCAGAGTCAT gttactatcGATAAAGGAACCATCAAAGAAAGTACCAAGAATTGTATTACTTGTAAGAGACACGTAAATAATTCTCTACGTGATggagttataaaagaaaaatccattgAAT cGTCTTTCAAGAATGTTTTCTATTGTACTCCATTGACTCTTGTAACTGCACAACCTTTtgatttcatttggaaaataataattttaatga ATCCA ataatGAATGGAcctgtaaataatacttttattaatgaagctTTGCctcttaataaagttattaaattagagACTGAACAGGATAATGTTGCAGAAATGATATGCTTATTTTTACCACATCATGTGACTGAAACTGATACTTCATTTGagcat GATGCACCTGATCCAAAGAGGTACTCTGGTTTGATTACCGAATTTTGGTGTTAG